The following are from one region of the Ruficoccus sp. ZRK36 genome:
- a CDS encoding exosortase/archaeosortase family protein, with protein MFRTLLLSVAFAVVVAGPLLNLGHYWNHNPLYGFGWFVLVLSGVLVLQRMDQLPNIRPARSRLPGLIVVLMLVLMIPLRVVQVGNPDWRVLDTLYMLVTVCVLLLMTGVFFGWRWARILAFPILFLLVGLPWPVKLENAVTLHSLLSVGQTAQTLLGWAGYQVQANGYEIQTAYGVSHLAEACSGIRSFHLALVGGLFLGALFRLSLKRRAILLILCILTAYLVNVARVVALVAVMVRYQSQGAMDDWHDVIGWSTQLGFIVLMFIEAKLLSIFIWEPRRTRVDGESGVIRKALREAPRGHVFLLLIIILLTVGTHVLAEGWYRWHEQRAPAMTYTTGWKLVDELPDPNVREQEIPLLVREQLPYEEARMYTWLDPNGALWQLMWLRFDGSTYSAFAHNIHQPETCLPSQNFALKEICPPLELNIDGQTFTWQHQVYEREGIVLQLFFNKTATGPLLVDGSERDWSAMGRLHQAAQGLRIIDAQVMHLSVFAPYPPETAKVLAQGYLSRFIQDAVLPAEARESARP; from the coding sequence TGGTCCTGCAGAGAATGGATCAACTGCCCAATATTCGCCCCGCCCGGAGCCGCCTGCCGGGCCTGATCGTCGTCCTCATGCTGGTACTGATGATCCCGCTGCGGGTGGTACAGGTCGGGAACCCCGACTGGCGCGTGCTCGATACGCTCTACATGCTCGTGACGGTCTGCGTCCTGCTGCTGATGACGGGGGTATTTTTCGGCTGGCGCTGGGCACGCATTCTGGCCTTTCCCATTCTGTTTCTCCTGGTAGGGCTGCCCTGGCCCGTAAAGCTGGAAAACGCCGTCACCCTCCACTCTCTGCTAAGTGTAGGGCAAACAGCCCAGACCCTCCTCGGTTGGGCAGGCTATCAGGTGCAGGCAAACGGCTACGAGATTCAGACCGCTTACGGGGTCTCCCACCTGGCAGAAGCCTGTAGCGGCATCCGGTCGTTTCACCTCGCACTGGTGGGCGGACTGTTTCTGGGGGCACTGTTCAGGCTCTCCCTGAAGCGACGTGCCATCCTGCTGATCCTGTGTATACTCACGGCCTACCTCGTGAATGTCGCACGCGTCGTCGCACTGGTCGCCGTCATGGTGCGGTACCAGTCACAAGGGGCGATGGACGACTGGCACGACGTCATCGGCTGGAGCACACAATTGGGCTTCATCGTGCTGATGTTCATTGAGGCCAAGTTGCTGAGCATCTTTATCTGGGAACCACGACGCACCCGGGTCGACGGCGAGTCCGGCGTCATCCGCAAGGCTCTACGCGAAGCCCCACGCGGCCATGTCTTTCTCCTGCTGATTATTATCTTACTGACCGTCGGGACTCATGTCCTGGCGGAGGGCTGGTACCGCTGGCACGAGCAACGTGCACCGGCGATGACCTACACCACGGGCTGGAAGCTCGTCGATGAGCTTCCCGACCCCAACGTACGCGAGCAGGAAATACCGCTACTCGTGCGCGAGCAGCTCCCGTACGAAGAAGCGCGCATGTACACCTGGCTCGACCCGAACGGCGCGCTCTGGCAGCTCATGTGGCTGCGTTTCGATGGGAGCACGTACTCGGCCTTCGCGCACAACATCCACCAGCCGGAAACCTGCCTGCCCTCCCAGAACTTTGCGCTTAAGGAAATCTGCCCGCCGCTGGAGCTGAATATCGACGGGCAGACCTTTACCTGGCAGCATCAGGTCTACGAGCGCGAGGGCATCGTCCTGCAGTTGTTCTTTAACAAGACGGCGACCGGTCCGCTACTGGTGGACGGGAGTGAACGCGACTGGAGCGCCATGGGGCGACTCCATCAGGCCGCTCAGGGGCTGCGTATCATTGATGCCCAGGTCATGCACTTGTCGGTCTTCGCACCCTACCCTCCCGAGACCGCCAAGGTGCTGGCTCAGGGGTATCTGAGCCGGTTTATCCAAGATGCCGTCCTGCCTGCCGAGGCAAGAGAGTCCGCCCGCCCCTGA
- a CDS encoding FAD-dependent oxidoreductase, producing the protein MDCDADYLIIGQGIAGSVLADKLLARGQRVLVVDDGHRTSSTRVAAGMINPLAGKRLALSPGSDWLLPAAKGYFAQLEARTGTRVFHPLPIRRVLRNTNERKRLEKKRAIPTYTPYIGEVSPPGSLGDVNDPHGSFITLGGGYVASGPLLSSLRERLRQANALAEVEFHHEDLELLPAGVRWQGRVYQTVVFCEGMRLRDNPWFSDIVTDPVKGEILDLKLPNPPEGEILNKGKWLLPQENGQVRLGATYERSCLDTEPTPEGREQLMDALRQIFPEHPGEQVVAQAAGVRVCTPDNQPLIGRHREHPALALFNGFGSKGNSLVPGWAEVFTASLVGAEMDQPLPTLYRS; encoded by the coding sequence ATGGATTGTGACGCAGACTATTTAATCATCGGCCAAGGCATTGCCGGTAGTGTATTGGCGGACAAGCTCCTCGCACGCGGGCAGCGCGTGCTCGTGGTGGACGACGGGCACCGCACCAGCTCCACCCGGGTAGCTGCGGGGATGATTAACCCGCTGGCGGGTAAGCGACTGGCGCTGTCGCCGGGATCGGATTGGCTCCTGCCTGCGGCGAAGGGCTACTTCGCACAGCTTGAGGCACGCACAGGCACACGCGTTTTTCACCCGCTGCCCATCCGGCGCGTCCTGCGCAACACCAACGAACGCAAGCGGCTGGAGAAAAAGCGCGCGATCCCGACCTACACCCCCTACATCGGCGAGGTCAGCCCTCCGGGCTCTCTCGGGGACGTGAATGACCCGCATGGCAGCTTTATCACTCTGGGTGGCGGCTATGTCGCCAGCGGTCCACTCTTGAGCAGCCTGCGTGAACGTCTCCGACAGGCAAATGCGCTGGCCGAGGTAGAGTTTCATCACGAGGACCTGGAGCTGCTCCCCGCAGGCGTACGCTGGCAGGGCCGCGTTTACCAGACGGTCGTTTTCTGTGAAGGGATGCGCCTGCGCGACAACCCGTGGTTCTCGGACATCGTGACTGACCCGGTCAAAGGCGAGATCCTCGACCTGAAGCTACCCAACCCGCCGGAAGGCGAGATCCTGAATAAGGGCAAATGGCTCCTGCCACAAGAAAACGGGCAGGTGCGGCTGGGGGCCACCTATGAGCGCAGCTGTCTGGACACCGAGCCAACGCCTGAAGGACGGGAGCAGCTAATGGACGCGCTGAGGCAGATTTTTCCCGAACATCCGGGGGAGCAAGTCGTCGCGCAAGCAGCGGGCGTGCGGGTATGTACGCCGGACAATCAGCCGCTCATAGGCCGTCACCGCGAGCACCCGGCGCTGGCTCTCTTTAACGGTTTCGGGTCGAAGGGAAATAGTCTTGTGCCGGGTTGGGCAGAGGTTTTCACTGCCTCGCTGGTGGGAGCAGAAATGGACCAACCGCTGCCCACCCTCTACCGCTCATGA
- a CDS encoding class I SAM-dependent methyltransferase — MNPPTEPMPLSMTAMAQKMIAEVIEPGDIAIDATVGNGLDTFFLADRVGPDGHVIGFDIQEMAHHRTNLMLGEAGLLTRVRLVRTGHENMDDHMPGNWQGHIKAVMFNLGYLPRGDKSIITRPETTVPALESAANCLCAGGRMSIVIYPGHEGGADEAAKVMEWADTLDKMEFESELIASPKASDNAPRLLVVTRR; from the coding sequence ATGAACCCGCCGACCGAACCCATGCCTCTATCGATGACCGCGATGGCTCAGAAGATGATCGCGGAGGTCATCGAGCCAGGCGACATCGCCATCGACGCGACCGTCGGCAATGGGCTGGATACGTTTTTCCTCGCAGATCGAGTCGGCCCGGACGGCCACGTCATCGGGTTCGACATCCAGGAAATGGCGCATCACCGCACCAACCTCATGCTCGGCGAGGCTGGGCTGCTGACGCGGGTGCGACTCGTGCGGACCGGTCACGAGAACATGGATGACCACATGCCGGGCAACTGGCAGGGTCATATCAAGGCCGTGATGTTTAACCTCGGCTACCTGCCGCGCGGGGATAAAAGCATCATCACACGACCGGAAACAACCGTGCCCGCGCTGGAGTCTGCCGCGAACTGCCTGTGCGCAGGTGGCCGGATGAGTATCGTCATCTACCCCGGACACGAGGGGGGCGCAGACGAAGCCGCCAAGGTCATGGAATGGGCCGACACCCTCGACAAGATGGAGTTCGAGAGCGAGCTGATCGCCTCTCCCAAAGCCAGCGATAACGCGCCTCGCCTGCTGGTGGTTACCCGGCGCTAG
- a CDS encoding AEC family transporter yields the protein MVDYGTIFSAVLPVFLLVGMGWIMRARGWFSARSEKDVMRLVVFVLYPSLIFRFVLGNEELRTGSLVFQAIGIGYLFIAVSALVVAVIAPLFGMRDSRERGTFAFVSAVYNYGYIAIPVAGLLFPPEIIGVLLVVNVGVDLAIWTVGVTIVSGTFNRQNLKKAFSPPAVAVLIGLPLNYMGGRDLLPVTVLNLIDMLAVCAIPIGIFIIGVAFCELARESGAKLRPGAIVGILFTRHLLLPAGMLATVWILPLSPAVRDVVLIHAAMPCGIFPVVLAKHYGGAGNLAFQAVAASSLVGMLTIPLWIKIGFWVLG from the coding sequence ATGGTCGACTACGGCACGATTTTCTCCGCAGTGCTGCCCGTGTTCCTACTGGTGGGAATGGGCTGGATCATGCGCGCGCGTGGGTGGTTCAGCGCCCGCAGCGAAAAGGACGTCATGCGCCTGGTCGTCTTTGTGCTGTACCCGAGCCTGATCTTTCGCTTTGTCCTCGGTAATGAGGAGCTGCGGACCGGTTCGCTGGTCTTTCAGGCCATCGGTATCGGCTACCTGTTCATCGCCGTCAGCGCCCTGGTCGTCGCGGTGATCGCGCCGCTCTTTGGCATGCGGGACTCGCGCGAACGGGGGACATTTGCCTTCGTTTCAGCCGTCTACAACTACGGCTACATTGCCATCCCGGTGGCGGGCCTGCTGTTCCCGCCGGAGATCATCGGGGTCCTGCTCGTGGTCAATGTCGGGGTGGACCTGGCGATATGGACCGTGGGCGTGACCATCGTCTCAGGCACTTTTAATCGCCAAAACCTGAAAAAGGCTTTCTCCCCGCCAGCCGTGGCTGTGCTCATCGGGCTTCCGCTCAACTACATGGGTGGGCGGGACCTGCTGCCGGTAACGGTCCTGAACCTGATCGACATGCTGGCCGTATGCGCCATCCCGATTGGCATCTTCATCATCGGGGTCGCCTTTTGTGAGCTGGCCCGTGAGAGCGGCGCCAAGCTTCGGCCCGGCGCGATTGTGGGCATCCTTTTCACACGCCATCTGCTGCTCCCGGCCGGGATGCTGGCCACGGTTTGGATTCTTCCTCTCTCGCCTGCGGTACGAGACGTGGTCCTCATCCACGCAGCGATGCCCTGCGGCATCTTTCCGGTCGTATTGGCCAAGCACTACGGTGGCGCCGGAAACCTCGCCTTTCAGGCGGTGGCCGCGAGCTCACTGGTCGGGATGCTTACGATCCCGCTGTGGATCAAGATCGGCTTCTGGGTGCTGGGTTAA
- a CDS encoding lipid-A-disaccharide synthase N-terminal domain-containing protein produces the protein MDSPLFEVPSLGLTITMWKIIGYFGVAVFGSRWLVQVFATHRAKKVTMPRLFWYMSLTGSLCLISYFIWGKNDSVGILSNLFPATIAFYNLITDIRHAKSQQIAPSE, from the coding sequence ATGGATAGCCCGCTGTTTGAAGTGCCCAGCCTCGGGCTGACGATTACGATGTGGAAGATCATCGGATACTTCGGGGTCGCGGTCTTCGGCTCACGCTGGCTGGTTCAGGTCTTCGCCACACACCGGGCGAAAAAGGTCACCATGCCCCGGCTCTTCTGGTACATGAGCCTGACCGGCAGCCTCTGCCTGATCTCCTATTTCATCTGGGGGAAAAACGACTCTGTCGGTATCCTCTCGAACCTCTTCCCGGCCACGATTGCCTTCTACAATCTCATCACGGACATCCGCCACGCCAAGAGCCAGCAGATAGCGCCGAGTGAATGA
- a CDS encoding glycosyltransferase family 2 protein: MQPSFSIIIPFYNEEESVVAVLEEVRRCQPEAEVIAVDDGSSDSTWEKICSVPGVRGLRPSANRGQSAAMYAGLQAARAPIVGLMDGDGQNDPADFAKLLEGMKDGADVVVGYRAKRKDTFSRRAASKIANRIRRMFLDDGVRDTGCSLKIFRREAVQYLVPFNGLHRYLPAIFKKAGLRIEQVPVNHRPRAQGTSKYTNWDRALRGIYDLIGVSWLLKRKVHYPSIEEHQA; the protein is encoded by the coding sequence ATGCAACCGTCCTTTTCCATTATTATCCCGTTTTACAACGAAGAAGAAAGCGTTGTCGCCGTGCTGGAAGAGGTCCGGCGCTGTCAGCCCGAGGCCGAAGTCATCGCCGTCGATGACGGCAGTAGCGACTCGACCTGGGAAAAAATCTGCTCCGTGCCCGGTGTGCGGGGCCTGCGCCCCTCGGCCAACCGTGGCCAAAGCGCGGCCATGTACGCTGGCCTGCAGGCCGCACGGGCCCCGATTGTGGGCTTGATGGACGGTGACGGGCAGAACGATCCGGCCGACTTCGCCAAGCTGCTGGAGGGTATGAAGGACGGGGCCGATGTCGTCGTTGGCTACCGGGCCAAGCGCAAGGACACCTTCAGCCGTCGGGCGGCCTCGAAGATCGCCAACCGCATCCGCCGTATGTTTCTGGACGACGGTGTGCGCGATACCGGCTGCTCGCTGAAAATTTTCCGCCGCGAAGCCGTGCAGTACCTGGTTCCTTTCAACGGACTGCACCGCTACCTGCCGGCTATCTTTAAAAAAGCCGGGCTGCGCATCGAGCAGGTCCCGGTCAACCACCGTCCCCGCGCCCAGGGTACCTCCAAGTACACCAACTGGGACCGTGCCCTGCGGGGCATTTACGACCTGATTGGCGTGAGCTGGTTGCTCAAGCGCAAGGTCCATTATCCCTCGATAGAGGAGCACCAGGCATGA
- a CDS encoding phosphatase PAP2 family protein yields MIWIPLAVLAVVSLISWLTPVDMRLAQAFYGGGGAWPIGESRLWRMLYEVGPSLGIVLGAGAFLGFVGGFFWSSLRAWRLPLIFLSLAALIGPAVVVNFIFKDHYGRPRPREVVEFGGQQQYLEVWVPGKQKGHSFPSGHSSIAFYLMSPYFVFLASRRRLAYGFLFCGLAYGTIMGLARMVQGAHFMTDVVWAAGMVYLVDYALYYLLRLGRWRPPLSVRTGSRSFVRSVFSRPATASGSLSRRQGARP; encoded by the coding sequence ATGATTTGGATACCCCTCGCCGTGCTGGCTGTGGTTAGCCTTATAAGCTGGTTGACGCCCGTGGACATGCGATTGGCGCAGGCGTTTTATGGCGGAGGTGGCGCATGGCCGATTGGAGAGAGCCGTCTGTGGCGCATGCTCTACGAGGTTGGCCCCTCGCTGGGTATTGTGCTGGGGGCGGGTGCGTTTCTCGGATTTGTGGGCGGCTTTTTCTGGAGCTCGCTGCGTGCCTGGCGACTCCCGCTGATCTTCCTGTCTCTTGCGGCCCTGATCGGGCCAGCTGTGGTCGTGAACTTCATCTTCAAGGACCACTATGGACGCCCTCGTCCACGTGAAGTCGTGGAGTTTGGAGGTCAGCAGCAGTACCTGGAGGTCTGGGTGCCGGGGAAGCAAAAGGGGCACTCATTTCCTTCGGGGCATTCCTCCATCGCCTTTTACCTGATGAGCCCGTATTTTGTGTTTCTGGCTTCCCGACGTCGTCTGGCTTACGGCTTTCTCTTTTGTGGCCTCGCTTATGGTACGATCATGGGGTTGGCCCGGATGGTGCAGGGGGCGCATTTTATGACAGATGTCGTCTGGGCAGCGGGAATGGTGTATCTGGTGGATTATGCCTTGTACTACCTGCTGCGTCTGGGCCGTTGGCGTCCACCGCTCAGTGTGCGCACGGGAAGCAGATCTTTTGTGCGGTCGGTTTTCAGTCGTCCGGCAACGGCATCTGGCTCGTTATCACGCCGCCAGGGCGCGCGCCCATAA